One genomic segment of Garra rufa chromosome 13, GarRuf1.0, whole genome shotgun sequence includes these proteins:
- the LOC141283766 gene encoding transmembrane protein 205 has product MTTDREPPVTAKLLHLMFLSTFWGMQIWVTFISGFVMDNHLNRHTFGFIQSRLFPFYLHIGSACAFFNLTIFAMYHPSNMMDNKEAFQIFIFFVCVTVAAVNAQWFGQMTSEIMADMHLIEQACGLGQDIGLSSNREAYAKLCETDPKYKKLSGRLWLYHLLSSLCNLCCIICNGYSLSYLAENLTTL; this is encoded by the exons ATGACTACAGACAGAGAGCCTCCCGTCACCGCCAAACTCCTCCACCTCATGTTCCTCTCCACCTTCTGGGGAATGCAGATATGGGTCACCTTCATATCAG gctTTGTAATGGACAACCATCTAAACCGACACACGTTTGGCTTCATCCAGAGCCGGCTCTTCCCGTTTTACCTGCATATCGGCTCAGCCTGTGCTTTCTTCAACCTCACCATCTTTGCCATGTACCATCCTAGCAACATGATGGATAACAAAGAGGCCTTTCAG atctTCATTTTTTTCGTCTGTGTCACTGTGGCTGCAGTGAATGCCCAGTGGTTTGGTCAGATGACCTCGGAAATCATGGCGGACATGCACCTGATTGAACAGGCCTGTGGATTGGGTCAGGACATCGGACTTTCGTCAAATCGGGAAGCCTATGCCAAGCTCTGCGAGACGGATCCCAAATATAAAAAGCTGAGTGGTCGGCTGTGGCTGTATCACCTGCTGTCCTCACTTTGTAACCTCTGCTGTATCATATGTAATGGATACAGCCTATCTTACCTGGCAGAAAACCTCACCACACTCTGA